In one window of Kitasatospora sp. MMS16-BH015 DNA:
- a CDS encoding immune inhibitor A domain-containing protein: protein MIPASATAAPATVAAHDPAGPASQVDYDLPGPLTATVKAQQEEATKQLLNGTAKIEEHGGGTSIKLGPEKYVELARQRTDKIFTILVDFGDQVDNTTKTADGKVKYGGTPGPAHNQIAKPDPATNNSTAWRADYNQAHYQDLYFSPDKPSMKTFYERQSSGRYSVDGQVTDWVRVPWNEARYGSDYCGSHVCNNAQDLIRDGINAWVADQKAKGQTDAQIKATLSQYDQYDRYDYNHNGNFNEPDGYIDHFQIVHAGEDESAGGGAQGTDALWAHRSYVYAAQAGQTGPEGNKLGGTPAGNTGIWIGDYTMQPENGGLGVFAHEYGHDLGLPDLYDTSGSGIDNSVGFWSLMSSGSWLGEGKNEIGDMPNDFDVWSKLKLGWLNFATATAGKTSTHTLGPVEYNTDKPQALVVNLPKKTVTTTINTPFAGTGEWWSGSADNLNVTLTRDLDLTGKTAATLSAKGWYDLEQDYDYGYAEVSTDGGAHWTAIDGTFNGKAIAKDAAGQPALTGSSAGQWGDLSYSLNAYAGKAVKVRFHNTTDGGVHNPGFALDNISVTADGSAVFSDDAEKGANGWTASGFSIISGKFSKDYDQYYLAENRQYVSFDSTLKTGPYNFGFASKPNWVEHYANQNGLLIWLWDTSQSDNNVTNHPGSGLILPIDSHPTPLKWGDGTFMRPRLQGYDSPFGFEKTDGLKLHKADQLTSIYPSGGVRSFNDHTVSYWNAATPYSSVKVPDTHTAITVLWESLDKMETTVQVKVIR, encoded by the coding sequence ATGATCCCGGCATCGGCCACCGCCGCCCCGGCCACCGTTGCCGCGCACGACCCGGCCGGTCCGGCCAGCCAGGTCGACTACGACCTGCCCGGCCCGCTGACCGCCACGGTCAAGGCCCAGCAGGAAGAGGCCACCAAGCAGCTGCTGAACGGCACCGCCAAGATCGAAGAGCACGGCGGCGGCACCAGCATCAAGCTCGGTCCTGAGAAGTACGTGGAGCTGGCACGCCAGCGCACCGACAAGATCTTCACGATTCTCGTCGACTTCGGCGACCAGGTGGACAACACCACCAAGACCGCCGACGGCAAGGTCAAGTACGGCGGCACCCCCGGCCCGGCGCACAACCAGATCGCCAAGCCGGACCCGGCCACCAACAACTCGACCGCCTGGCGGGCCGATTACAACCAGGCCCACTACCAGGACCTGTACTTCAGCCCCGACAAGCCCTCGATGAAGACCTTCTACGAGCGCCAGTCCTCGGGCCGGTACTCCGTCGACGGCCAGGTCACCGACTGGGTCCGGGTGCCGTGGAACGAGGCCCGCTACGGCTCGGACTACTGCGGCAGCCACGTCTGCAACAACGCGCAGGACCTGATCCGCGACGGCATCAACGCCTGGGTCGCCGACCAGAAGGCCAAGGGCCAGACGGACGCTCAGATCAAGGCCACGCTCTCCCAGTACGACCAGTACGACCGGTACGACTACAACCACAACGGCAACTTCAACGAGCCGGACGGTTACATCGACCACTTCCAGATCGTGCACGCCGGTGAGGACGAGTCGGCCGGTGGCGGCGCGCAGGGCACCGACGCGCTCTGGGCCCACCGCTCCTACGTCTACGCCGCCCAGGCCGGTCAGACCGGCCCCGAGGGCAACAAGCTCGGCGGTACCCCGGCCGGCAACACCGGCATCTGGATCGGCGACTACACCATGCAGCCCGAGAACGGCGGCCTCGGTGTCTTCGCCCACGAGTACGGCCACGACCTCGGTCTGCCGGACCTGTACGACACCTCCGGCAGCGGCATCGACAACTCGGTCGGCTTCTGGTCGCTGATGTCGTCGGGCTCCTGGCTCGGCGAGGGCAAGAACGAGATCGGCGACATGCCGAACGACTTCGACGTGTGGAGCAAGCTGAAGCTCGGCTGGCTCAACTTCGCCACCGCCACGGCGGGCAAGACCTCGACCCACACCCTCGGCCCGGTGGAGTACAACACCGACAAGCCGCAGGCCCTGGTCGTCAACCTGCCCAAGAAGACGGTCACCACCACCATCAACACCCCGTTCGCGGGCACCGGTGAGTGGTGGAGCGGTTCCGCGGACAACCTCAACGTCACGCTGACCCGCGACCTCGACCTGACCGGCAAGACCGCGGCGACCCTGTCCGCCAAGGGCTGGTACGACCTCGAGCAGGACTACGACTACGGCTACGCCGAGGTCTCCACCGACGGCGGCGCCCACTGGACCGCCATCGACGGCACCTTCAACGGCAAGGCCATCGCGAAGGACGCGGCCGGCCAGCCGGCGCTGACCGGCTCCTCCGCCGGCCAGTGGGGCGACCTGTCGTACTCGCTGAACGCCTACGCCGGCAAGGCCGTCAAGGTCCGCTTCCACAACACCACCGACGGTGGCGTGCACAACCCCGGCTTCGCCCTGGACAACATCTCGGTGACCGCCGACGGTTCGGCCGTCTTCTCCGACGACGCCGAGAAGGGCGCCAACGGCTGGACCGCCAGCGGCTTCTCGATCATCTCGGGCAAGTTCTCGAAGGACTACGACCAGTACTACCTGGCGGAGAACCGCCAGTACGTCTCCTTCGACTCGACCCTGAAGACCGGCCCGTACAACTTTGGCTTCGCCTCGAAGCCGAACTGGGTGGAGCACTACGCCAACCAGAACGGCCTGCTGATCTGGCTCTGGGACACCTCCCAGTCCGACAACAACGTCACCAACCACCCGGGCAGCGGCCTGATCCTCCCGATCGACTCGCACCCGACCCCGCTCAAGTGGGGCGACGGCACCTTCATGCGCCCGCGCCTCCAGGGCTACGACTCCCCCTTCGGCTTCGAGAAGACGGACGGCCTCAAGCTCCACAAGGCCGACCAGCTCACCTCGATCTACCCGTCGGGCGGCGTCCGTTCCTTCAACGACCACACCGTGTCGTACTGGAACGCGGCCACCCCGTACAGCAGCGTCAAGGTCCCGGACACCCACACCGCCATCACGGTGCTGTGGGAGAGCCTGGACAAGATGGAGACCACCGTCCAGGTGAAGGTCATTCGCTGA
- a CDS encoding VOC family protein, whose translation MDEYAVPVLPSRDLDETREFYARLGFEPPVPAFDGYLILRRGTVELHFRYAPETDPFTTASSCYLQVRDADALHRTWAAVGVPTEEATGSRLLPPVGTPYRMREFALVDRSGNLLRIGSPRPDDSSKKPGHADDRADSFPFDRDTVEGGETP comes from the coding sequence ATGGACGAGTACGCGGTGCCCGTGCTGCCGAGCCGGGATCTGGACGAGACACGCGAGTTCTACGCCCGGCTGGGCTTCGAGCCCCCGGTGCCGGCCTTCGACGGCTACCTGATCCTGCGCCGCGGGACGGTCGAGCTGCACTTCCGGTACGCCCCGGAGACCGACCCGTTCACCACCGCGAGCAGCTGCTACCTCCAGGTGCGGGACGCTGACGCACTGCACCGCACCTGGGCGGCGGTCGGCGTGCCCACCGAGGAGGCGACGGGCAGCCGGCTGCTGCCACCCGTGGGCACCCCGTACCGGATGCGGGAGTTCGCCCTGGTCGACCGCAGTGGCAACCTGCTGCGGATCGGCAGCCCACGACCTGACGACTCCTCAAAAAAGCCTGGCCATGCCGATGATCGGGCTGATAGTTTTCCGTTCGACCGCGACACCGTCGAAGGAGGTGAGACCCCATGA
- a CDS encoding M23 family metallopeptidase, translating to MPSAGSPTRAPLRSLLRPAAAWVRDRSAVVACGGAATLAFGALLLPGSASAQTVRPAALGSAPPGSAAAPVAHPVRPEPPALVQVAAPAAPVARQVAAPPPEAVAPAPGAPLAAPAPPPPPAAPPAPAPAPPAAPSWYSPAPGAPMSNPYGTENSEYLAGYHTGVDFAVDSGTPLRAVAAATVVSAGWGGAYGQEVVLQLPDGYYAEYAHLSELAVGPGEDVTAGQQIGRSGSTGHSTGPHLHFEIRSANQYGAVTDPIAYLSARGVSDF from the coding sequence ATGCCTTCCGCCGGCTCCCCCACCCGGGCCCCGCTGCGCTCCCTGCTCCGCCCGGCCGCCGCCTGGGTCCGCGACCGGAGTGCGGTGGTCGCCTGCGGCGGGGCCGCGACCCTGGCCTTCGGCGCGCTGCTGCTGCCGGGCTCCGCCTCCGCGCAGACCGTCCGACCCGCCGCCCTCGGCAGCGCCCCGCCCGGCTCCGCCGCCGCCCCGGTCGCACACCCGGTCCGCCCCGAGCCGCCGGCCCTGGTCCAGGTCGCCGCCCCGGCCGCTCCGGTGGCCCGTCAGGTCGCCGCCCCGCCGCCCGAGGCGGTGGCCCCGGCCCCGGGCGCGCCCCTCGCGGCCCCCGCCCCGCCCCCGCCCCCGGCCGCGCCGCCGGCTCCGGCGCCCGCACCGCCGGCCGCGCCCTCCTGGTACTCCCCTGCGCCGGGTGCCCCGATGAGCAACCCGTACGGCACCGAGAACTCCGAGTACCTGGCCGGCTACCACACCGGGGTCGACTTCGCGGTGGACAGCGGCACCCCGCTGCGGGCCGTCGCGGCGGCCACCGTGGTCTCGGCGGGCTGGGGCGGCGCGTACGGGCAGGAGGTGGTGCTGCAACTGCCCGACGGCTACTACGCCGAATACGCCCACCTCTCCGAGCTGGCCGTCGGACCGGGCGAGGACGTGACCGCCGGTCAGCAGATCGGCCGCTCCGGCAGCACCGGCCACTCCACCGGCCCGCACCTGCACTTCGAGATCCGCAGCGCCAACCAGTACGGCGCGGTGACCGACCCGATCGCCTACCTCAGCGCCCGCGGCGTCAGCGACTTCTGA
- a CDS encoding trypco2 family protein — MESGIELADAVEAVRRQLVAAAEAGEGQPLRFEVGEVKLEFTVELKRDARVKGGIKALVWSAEAEAGLAHQRAHKISVTLTPKDAGTGGSVEIGNSDLGSRDGF, encoded by the coding sequence GTGGAGAGTGGGATCGAGCTGGCGGACGCGGTCGAGGCCGTGCGGCGGCAGTTGGTGGCTGCGGCGGAGGCGGGGGAGGGGCAGCCGCTGCGGTTCGAAGTGGGCGAGGTGAAGCTGGAGTTCACCGTCGAGCTGAAGCGGGACGCCAGGGTCAAGGGCGGCATCAAGGCCCTGGTCTGGTCGGCCGAAGCCGAGGCCGGGCTGGCCCACCAGCGGGCCCACAAGATCTCCGTCACGCTCACCCCGAAGGACGCCGGCACCGGCGGCTCGGTGGAGATCGGCAACTCCGACCTCGGTAGCCGGGACGGCTTCTGA
- a CDS encoding alpha/beta hydrolase: MSPTSSSLLFGSHSVANGVVERDFTVGGVPGVLWSPAGYEAHEPAPLVLMAHGGGNDKKHPAMSGRAGLLVRDCGFHVAVLDAPGHGDRPRTEHDEREVAELFRARAAGEPEGPVVVRYNAHLADQAVPEYRALLDALQELPEIGPGGPVGWFGINMGTAIGIPFVAEEPRITAAVFGQHWPQLLAGPAARITVPVEFDMQWDDEHITREEALALFDAFGSAEKSLHANSGLHKQLPRFEAESAVRFLARHLTKG; the protein is encoded by the coding sequence ATGTCTCCCACTTCTTCTTCGCTCCTCTTCGGCTCCCACTCCGTCGCGAACGGCGTGGTCGAGCGTGACTTCACCGTGGGCGGCGTCCCCGGTGTCCTCTGGTCCCCCGCCGGTTACGAGGCCCACGAGCCCGCTCCGCTGGTGCTGATGGCGCACGGCGGCGGCAACGACAAGAAGCACCCCGCGATGTCCGGCCGGGCCGGGCTGCTGGTGCGCGACTGCGGCTTCCACGTCGCCGTGCTGGACGCGCCCGGTCACGGTGACCGGCCCCGCACCGAGCACGACGAGCGCGAGGTGGCCGAGCTGTTCCGGGCCCGGGCGGCCGGCGAGCCGGAGGGCCCGGTGGTGGTCCGGTACAACGCCCACCTGGCAGACCAGGCGGTGCCCGAGTACCGGGCGCTGCTGGACGCGCTGCAGGAGCTGCCGGAGATCGGCCCCGGCGGGCCGGTCGGGTGGTTCGGCATCAACATGGGCACCGCGATCGGCATCCCGTTCGTGGCCGAGGAGCCCCGGATCACGGCGGCGGTCTTCGGCCAGCACTGGCCGCAGCTGCTGGCCGGGCCGGCCGCGCGGATCACCGTCCCGGTCGAGTTCGACATGCAGTGGGACGACGAGCACATCACCCGCGAGGAGGCGCTCGCGCTGTTCGACGCCTTCGGCTCCGCCGAGAAGTCGCTGCACGCCAACTCCGGCCTGCACAAGCAGCTGCCCCGGTTCGAGGCCGAGAGCGCGGTCCGCTTCCTGGCCCGCCACCTCACGAAGGGGTGA
- a CDS encoding NACHT domain-containing protein, producing the protein MPVPERVVAVRAAQQGSGFLLTPRLVLTAAHPLGGLGTAEVASPGGTGWQICRVVSRDMGLDVALLLAQKPIVHPATEFDELRWVSIDGLEPLAGCHLTGYPAASRRSADLDSFQAFGSLTPGSGLNSRRHLLSLDQHPPVGADAGSPWAGLSGAVLLRDDNLLGVVISDYEPSTWGSSQLTVVPAHRILTSPPLAAAFDAHLAAMPRVERITATNLADAAFEREHAEAVRADYGRIRIFGLRQSNRRGWELDTAYLSLEAARTEARHHVGSGRVEHLLAGRRRVLLRGQAGSGKTTLVQWLAVHAAAGTMGPELAELNHRVPLVLQLRKLFRQGVMQPRPEEFLRLDDRMCADRQPVGWAHRVLGSGRALLLVDGLDEVPAAQRDEALEWLERLLDHYPQLWTVATVRPAAVPPGWLDHLDFTELSLRPMNDTDRTLFIERWHRAALAETLAARHTPEEAAAWRREIEQDQAGLLRALQRSSELNQLADSPLLCAMLCALNRESAGVLPQRRMEIYRDAMTMMLVKRDETRRVDGPEQLRLSEEEQIAILRRLANWMVRNSKAEATREDAVFNIEKALRDLPSVARQGNAEQVYLHLLNRTGLLAQTSVDTFQFVHRTFQDYLAAIEFKEERDFGVLASRAWDEQWHDVIRLTVGHCGKSDRDSLLNEILRVAEAGPDEGFRARLHLMAGSCLPYAPEIGSETREVVLAGVADGWRSMALLDLAGELFALVGEDMIPILREALRAGGPRAIAFDVAGLVGGPQALDLLAEAADSGFPAGGIVRQWDAFDHREFARRVLSRVDLSRLRLEVSSATQLSEVGELSPVHRVLLYGDGVADSAQWAALAGSVTELALLGMRAPVDLTPLAGWPALRVLDILSCSGVGTLDGLPEATSLRELEVGASRLAAWGDRELSPYVERLVVGGVDGRCPPELIHRQFPNLVRLVVTTDDPATNVAYTVFAERHGIELDLA; encoded by the coding sequence ATGCCCGTCCCGGAACGGGTGGTCGCCGTCCGGGCGGCGCAGCAGGGCAGCGGGTTCCTGCTGACGCCGAGGCTCGTCCTGACGGCGGCCCATCCGCTCGGCGGCCTGGGCACGGCGGAGGTGGCCTCGCCGGGCGGTACGGGCTGGCAGATCTGCCGGGTGGTCAGCCGGGACATGGGGCTGGATGTCGCTCTGCTCCTCGCGCAGAAGCCGATCGTGCATCCGGCGACGGAGTTCGACGAACTCCGATGGGTCAGCATCGACGGCCTGGAACCGCTGGCCGGCTGCCACCTCACCGGGTATCCGGCGGCCAGCCGGCGCAGCGCCGATCTGGACAGCTTCCAGGCGTTCGGCTCCCTCACCCCCGGCAGCGGCCTCAACAGCCGCCGCCACCTGCTCTCCCTCGACCAGCACCCGCCCGTCGGCGCCGACGCCGGCTCCCCCTGGGCCGGGCTCTCCGGGGCCGTCCTGCTGCGTGACGACAACCTGCTCGGTGTGGTGATCAGCGACTACGAGCCGAGCACCTGGGGCAGCTCCCAGCTGACCGTCGTCCCGGCTCACCGCATCCTCACCTCGCCACCGCTGGCCGCCGCCTTCGACGCCCACCTCGCCGCCATGCCCAGGGTCGAACGGATCACCGCCACCAACCTGGCCGACGCCGCCTTCGAGCGCGAGCACGCCGAGGCCGTCCGCGCCGACTACGGCCGGATCCGCATCTTCGGCCTCCGCCAGTCCAACCGCCGGGGCTGGGAGCTCGACACCGCGTACCTCAGCCTTGAAGCCGCCCGCACCGAGGCCCGCCACCACGTGGGCTCCGGCCGGGTCGAGCACCTGCTGGCCGGTCGCCGCCGGGTGCTGCTGCGCGGCCAGGCCGGCTCCGGCAAGACCACGCTGGTCCAGTGGCTGGCCGTGCACGCCGCCGCGGGCACGATGGGCCCCGAGCTCGCGGAGCTCAACCACCGGGTGCCGCTGGTGCTCCAACTGCGCAAGCTCTTCCGGCAGGGCGTGATGCAGCCGAGGCCGGAGGAGTTCCTACGGTTGGACGACCGGATGTGCGCGGACCGCCAGCCGGTGGGCTGGGCGCACCGGGTGCTGGGCAGCGGCCGGGCCCTGCTGCTGGTGGACGGTCTGGACGAGGTGCCGGCCGCCCAGCGGGACGAGGCTCTGGAGTGGCTGGAGCGCTTACTCGACCACTATCCACAGCTGTGGACAGTGGCGACGGTGCGTCCGGCCGCCGTGCCGCCGGGCTGGCTCGACCACCTCGACTTCACCGAGCTCTCCCTGCGGCCGATGAACGACACCGACCGGACGCTCTTCATCGAGCGCTGGCACCGGGCGGCCCTGGCCGAGACCCTGGCCGCCCGCCACACCCCGGAGGAGGCGGCCGCCTGGCGCCGGGAGATCGAGCAGGATCAGGCAGGCCTGCTGCGCGCGCTCCAACGGTCCTCGGAGCTGAACCAGTTGGCGGACAGTCCACTGCTCTGTGCAATGCTCTGTGCGCTGAATCGTGAATCGGCCGGGGTGCTGCCGCAGCGGCGGATGGAGATCTACCGGGACGCGATGACCATGATGCTGGTCAAGCGGGACGAGACCCGGCGGGTGGACGGCCCCGAGCAGCTTCGGCTCTCCGAAGAGGAGCAGATCGCGATCTTGCGCCGGCTGGCCAACTGGATGGTCCGCAACAGCAAGGCCGAGGCAACTCGGGAGGACGCCGTCTTCAACATCGAGAAGGCGTTGCGGGACCTGCCCAGCGTCGCGCGACAGGGCAATGCCGAACAGGTCTACCTCCACCTGCTCAACCGCACCGGCCTGCTCGCCCAGACCAGTGTCGACACCTTCCAGTTCGTCCACCGCACCTTCCAGGACTACCTGGCGGCCATCGAGTTCAAGGAGGAACGGGACTTCGGTGTGCTGGCCTCCCGTGCCTGGGACGAGCAGTGGCACGACGTGATCCGCTTGACGGTCGGCCACTGCGGAAAGTCCGACCGGGACAGCCTGTTGAACGAGATCCTGCGGGTGGCCGAGGCGGGGCCGGACGAGGGCTTCCGCGCGCGACTGCACCTGATGGCGGGGAGCTGCCTCCCGTACGCACCGGAGATCGGCTCCGAGACACGGGAGGTGGTACTCGCCGGGGTCGCGGACGGGTGGCGGTCCATGGCCCTGCTCGACCTGGCGGGGGAACTGTTCGCCCTGGTCGGGGAGGACATGATCCCGATCCTGCGGGAGGCACTTCGCGCGGGTGGCCCGCGAGCGATCGCCTTCGACGTCGCCGGTCTGGTGGGTGGGCCCCAGGCGCTGGATCTCTTGGCGGAAGCCGCCGATTCCGGATTCCCCGCCGGCGGCATCGTGCGGCAGTGGGACGCCTTCGACCACCGGGAGTTCGCCCGTCGGGTGCTCAGTCGCGTCGACCTGTCCCGGCTGCGATTGGAGGTCAGTTCCGCTACCCAGCTGTCCGAGGTCGGGGAACTGTCCCCGGTGCACCGGGTGCTCCTGTACGGCGATGGGGTAGCGGACAGCGCGCAGTGGGCAGCCCTGGCGGGGAGCGTGACGGAGCTGGCGTTGCTGGGGATGCGTGCCCCGGTCGACCTCACCCCGCTGGCCGGCTGGCCCGCGCTGCGGGTGCTGGACATCCTGAGTTGCTCCGGGGTGGGCACGTTGGATGGTCTGCCGGAAGCCACCAGCCTGCGTGAGCTGGAAGTGGGCGCCAGCAGACTGGCCGCCTGGGGGGATCGAGAGCTGAGCCCGTACGTCGAACGGCTCGTGGTCGGCGGTGTCGACGGGCGGTGTCCGCCGGAGCTCATCCACCGGCAGTTCCCGAACCTGGTGCGTCTGGTCGTCACCACCGACGACCCCGCCACCAATGTGGCGTACACCGTCTTCGCCGAGCGGCACGGTATCGAACTCGACCTCGCGTAG
- a CDS encoding aldehyde dehydrogenase family protein gives MTALQLKPGTSWSETYARCLRAAPEAFAADRLLNLVRGEWRAVGTPGEHTTPLDGTPIPGPPRVEMDEAQAAVAFAIQEHAAWGKQPMEERKARVAAAVEGLAEQRDLLALLLVWEIGKPWRLACADVDRALDGVRWYLEQIDRQLAGRSPLPGPVSNIASWNYPMSVQVHAELVQLLAGNAVVAKTPSQGGFHCLTLAHAVMRRAGLPVTLLSGQGGRIADALIRAEGLGALAFVGGRANGRKAATALADLNRRHFLEQEGLNTWGVWDFSDWPTLAAHLRKGFEYAKQRCTAYPRYVVQRSLFPAFLETYLGVLDGLRFGHPLAVADPADPLPELDFGPVIHATKAAELRGHFAAAVTARAVPLYVGDLAAGAFLPGQSTDAYLAPAALLDPPTSWALQHSEPFGPLDSIALVDTEAELLAAMNAGNGSLVASLATDDLAFADRIAPDLLAFKIGINKPRSRGDREEVFGGLGASWKGAFVGGDLLVRAVSYGPDGAEEKLYGNFPSYSLYPPR, from the coding sequence ATGACGGCACTTCAGCTCAAGCCCGGCACATCCTGGTCCGAGACGTACGCGCGCTGCCTGCGCGCCGCCCCCGAGGCGTTCGCCGCCGACCGCCTGCTCAACCTCGTCCGCGGTGAGTGGCGGGCCGTCGGCACGCCCGGCGAGCACACCACCCCGCTGGACGGCACGCCCATCCCCGGCCCGCCCCGGGTGGAGATGGACGAGGCGCAGGCCGCCGTGGCCTTCGCGATCCAGGAGCACGCGGCCTGGGGCAAGCAGCCGATGGAGGAGCGCAAGGCCCGGGTGGCCGCGGCGGTGGAGGGGCTGGCCGAGCAGCGCGACCTGCTGGCCCTGCTGCTGGTCTGGGAGATCGGCAAGCCCTGGCGGCTGGCCTGCGCCGACGTGGACCGGGCGCTGGACGGCGTCCGCTGGTACCTCGAGCAGATCGACCGGCAGCTGGCCGGCCGCAGCCCGCTGCCCGGCCCGGTCTCCAACATCGCCAGCTGGAACTACCCGATGAGCGTGCAGGTGCACGCCGAGCTGGTGCAGCTGCTCGCGGGCAACGCGGTGGTGGCCAAGACCCCCTCCCAGGGCGGCTTCCACTGCCTGACCCTGGCGCACGCGGTGATGCGGCGGGCCGGGCTGCCCGTCACCCTGCTCTCCGGGCAGGGCGGCAGGATCGCCGACGCGCTGATCCGGGCCGAGGGCCTGGGCGCGCTGGCCTTCGTCGGCGGCCGGGCCAACGGCCGCAAGGCCGCCACCGCGCTGGCCGACCTGAACCGCCGGCACTTCCTGGAGCAGGAGGGCCTCAACACCTGGGGCGTCTGGGACTTCTCCGACTGGCCGACCCTCGCCGCCCACCTGCGCAAGGGCTTCGAGTACGCCAAGCAGCGCTGCACCGCGTACCCCCGGTACGTCGTGCAGCGCTCGCTCTTCCCGGCCTTCCTGGAGACCTACCTCGGCGTGCTCGACGGCTTGCGCTTCGGCCACCCGCTGGCCGTGGCCGACCCGGCCGACCCGCTGCCCGAGCTGGACTTCGGGCCGGTGATCCACGCGACCAAGGCCGCCGAACTGCGCGGCCACTTCGCCGCCGCCGTCACCGCCCGGGCCGTCCCGCTGTACGTCGGCGACCTCGCCGCCGGGGCCTTCCTGCCCGGGCAGTCCACGGACGCCTACCTCGCCCCCGCCGCCCTGCTCGACCCGCCCACCAGCTGGGCGCTCCAGCACTCCGAGCCGTTCGGCCCGCTCGACTCGATCGCGCTGGTCGACACCGAGGCCGAGCTGCTCGCCGCGATGAACGCGGGCAACGGTTCGCTGGTCGCCTCGCTGGCCACCGACGACCTCGCCTTCGCCGACCGGATCGCCCCCGACCTGCTGGCCTTCAAGATCGGCATCAACAAGCCGCGCAGCCGGGGCGACCGCGAGGAGGTCTTCGGCGGGCTCGGCGCCTCCTGGAAGGGCGCCTTCGTCGGCGGCGACCTGCTGGTCCGGGCCGTCAGCTACGGCCCGGACGGTGCGGAGGAGAAGCTCTACGGCAACTTCCCGTCCTACTCGCTCTACCCGCCGAGGTAG
- a CDS encoding low specificity L-threonine aldolase translates to MTETQNAPTPPVLAPPASPASPASSAPAGPTVPAAASTGVAPAAPAGPAGPADPAVTRERRFAARRGATRLLTGPRPQTMRELLAELAEGEGLDQAPDFYGDGIVAALEQRVAGLLGKPAAVFFPTGTMAQQVALRHWATRTGTVALHPLAHPELHEGRAYARLSGLTALWPTTEPRLPSAAELHAVAELFDAILLELPLREAGFVLPSWDELTATVAAARERGAAVHFDGARLWESARHLGHSLPEIAALADSVYVSFYKTLGGFSGAALAGDEEFAASARLWRHRYGGKLFQQWPTVLSALAGLDRELPLLDSYLDHAPLVARALAATPGSRVHPELPHTHQFQYWLPYPADRLNQANLRLAEEQGLSLFNLWLPSPLPGLSMTEITVCGPALEWTEEQIRDAMTRFLALL, encoded by the coding sequence GTGACCGAGACCCAGAACGCCCCCACGCCCCCCGTCCTCGCCCCGCCCGCCTCGCCCGCCTCGCCCGCCTCGTCCGCCCCGGCCGGTCCCACCGTCCCCGCGGCCGCCTCCACGGGAGTCGCTCCCGCCGCTCCTGCTGGCCCCGCTGGCCCCGCCGACCCCGCCGTCACGCGGGAGCGCCGGTTCGCCGCGCGTCGGGGCGCCACCCGGCTGCTCACCGGGCCCCGGCCGCAGACCATGCGCGAGCTGCTTGCGGAGCTCGCCGAGGGGGAGGGGCTCGATCAGGCGCCCGACTTCTACGGTGACGGCATCGTGGCCGCGCTGGAGCAGCGGGTGGCCGGGCTGCTCGGCAAGCCCGCCGCCGTCTTCTTCCCCACCGGGACGATGGCCCAGCAGGTCGCCCTCCGCCACTGGGCCACCCGCACCGGTACGGTCGCCCTCCACCCGCTCGCCCACCCCGAGCTGCACGAGGGCCGCGCCTACGCCCGGCTCAGCGGCCTCACCGCCCTCTGGCCGACCACCGAGCCCCGGCTGCCCAGCGCCGCCGAACTCCACGCCGTGGCCGAGCTGTTCGACGCCATCCTGCTCGAACTCCCGCTCCGCGAGGCCGGGTTCGTGCTGCCCAGCTGGGACGAGCTGACCGCGACGGTGGCCGCAGCCCGCGAGCGCGGCGCCGCCGTCCACTTCGACGGCGCCAGACTCTGGGAATCCGCCCGCCACTTGGGCCACTCCCTCCCCGAGATCGCCGCCCTCGCCGACTCCGTCTACGTCTCCTTCTACAAGACCCTCGGCGGCTTCAGCGGCGCCGCCCTCGCGGGCGACGAGGAGTTCGCCGCCTCGGCCCGCCTCTGGCGCCACCGCTACGGCGGCAAGCTCTTCCAGCAGTGGCCCACCGTGCTCAGCGCCCTGGCCGGCCTGGACCGCGAGCTCCCCCTCCTCGACTCCTACCTGGACCACGCCCCCCTGGTCGCCCGGGCCCTGGCCGCCACCCCCGGCTCCCGCGTCCACCCCGAGCTGCCGCACACCCACCAGTTCCAGTACTGGCTGCCGTACCCGGCCGACCGCCTCAACCAGGCCAACCTCCGCCTCGCCGAGGAGCAGGGCCTCAGCCTCTTCAACCTCTGGCTCCCCAGCCCCCTCCCCGGCCTCTCGATGACCGAGATCACCGTCTGCGGCCCCGCCCTGGAGTGGACGGAGGAGCAGATCCGCGATGCCATGACCCGCTTTCTCGCCCTGCTGTAG